The following proteins are co-located in the Dehalococcoides mccartyi 195 genome:
- a CDS encoding adenosylcobalamin-dependent ribonucleoside-diphosphate reductase, translating to MTVEFGRQSVLADVRLSTTAKRVLEKRYLKKDANGRVIETPEDMFRRVARVVASAECKYAPGADTSRIEDEFYQAMSRLEFLPNSPTLLNAGRQVGQLSACFVLPVEDSIESIFDAVKQTALIHKSGGGTGFSFSNLRPAGDKVGELTEVAGGPVSVINIFSAAADYVRQGGVRRGCNAAILDVTHPDILKFISCKGDPNALTNFYISVVVTREFMTKVRSGEDYDIINPHTGEVVQRLNAACVFDCIVDQAWKTGDPGLVFIDRINDDNPTPELGRIRHVSGCGEQTLLPYESCNLGSISLPRMLKRDGERVVVDYEKLGRTVKMAIRFLDNVIDVNRFPTPEIEKATLRNRKIGLGVMGFADMLVLMGIPYNSEEAIFQADQIMEFIKETSHRASSKLAEARGSFPAYEGSIYDVPGGRPMRNATCTSIAPTGTLSIIAGVSSGIEPSFAMVFVRNILDGENLLEINPYFEEMARREGFHSKELFEKLVSSNHLHDMECVPDWLKRLLVTAHRIRPEWHIRIQAAFQKYTDNAVSKTVNFSHEATREDMANVFNLAYDKGLKGITVYRDGSRAAQPLCTSESGVKLVDQYLDNCSCH from the coding sequence ATGACAGTAGAATTCGGCAGGCAATCAGTTCTGGCAGATGTACGCTTATCTACTACCGCCAAGAGGGTACTAGAAAAACGTTATCTAAAGAAAGATGCCAACGGGCGGGTGATTGAAACGCCGGAGGATATGTTTCGCCGGGTTGCCAGAGTAGTGGCATCTGCCGAATGCAAATATGCACCAGGGGCGGATACCAGCCGGATAGAAGATGAATTTTATCAGGCTATGTCCCGCCTGGAGTTTCTGCCGAATTCGCCCACTCTGTTAAATGCCGGGCGGCAGGTGGGGCAGCTTTCGGCCTGTTTTGTACTGCCGGTAGAGGATTCTATTGAGTCTATTTTTGATGCGGTCAAGCAGACAGCTCTTATTCATAAAAGCGGGGGCGGTACCGGATTTTCCTTTTCAAATCTCAGGCCTGCCGGAGACAAAGTAGGGGAATTAACAGAAGTAGCCGGAGGGCCGGTTTCTGTCATAAACATATTTTCCGCAGCAGCAGATTATGTGCGCCAGGGCGGGGTACGCCGCGGGTGTAATGCCGCTATTTTAGACGTAACCCATCCTGATATTCTCAAGTTTATATCCTGCAAGGGTGACCCTAATGCACTGACCAATTTCTACATTTCGGTTGTGGTCACCAGAGAGTTTATGACTAAAGTCCGCAGCGGTGAAGATTACGATATTATCAACCCTCATACCGGCGAAGTAGTCCAGCGGCTCAATGCCGCCTGTGTGTTTGACTGTATTGTGGACCAGGCCTGGAAAACAGGTGACCCCGGTCTGGTATTTATAGACCGGATAAATGATGATAACCCCACCCCGGAATTAGGCCGTATCAGGCATGTGAGCGGCTGTGGTGAGCAGACCCTTTTGCCGTATGAATCCTGCAATCTGGGTTCAATCTCCCTGCCCCGTATGCTTAAGCGTGACGGTGAGAGGGTAGTAGTAGACTATGAAAAACTGGGACGGACAGTCAAAATGGCTATCCGCTTTTTGGATAATGTAATAGATGTAAATAGATTCCCCACCCCTGAGATTGAAAAAGCCACCTTGCGTAACCGCAAGATAGGCTTGGGGGTGATGGGCTTTGCCGATATGCTGGTTTTGATGGGTATACCATATAATTCCGAAGAGGCTATATTTCAGGCTGACCAGATAATGGAGTTTATCAAGGAAACCTCCCACCGTGCTTCGTCCAAACTGGCCGAAGCCAGAGGCTCTTTCCCTGCTTATGAGGGCAGTATTTATGACGTACCCGGCGGACGCCCCATGAGGAACGCCACCTGTACCAGTATAGCCCCCACCGGCACCCTTTCCATTATCGCCGGGGTTTCTTCGGGCATAGAGCCTTCTTTCGCTATGGTATTCGTCAGGAATATTCTGGATGGTGAAAATCTGCTGGAGATAAACCCCTATTTTGAGGAAATGGCCAGACGTGAGGGTTTTCATTCCAAAGAGCTGTTTGAAAAGCTGGTTTCGTCAAACCATCTGCATGATATGGAGTGTGTGCCGGACTGGCTGAAACGGCTGCTGGTTACCGCTCACCGCATTCGCCCCGAATGGCATATCCGCATTCAGGCGGCTTTCCAAAAGTATACTGACAATGCTGTTTCCAAGACGGTAAATTTCTCCCATGAAGCTACCCGTGAGGATATGGCCAATGTGTTTAATCTGGCCTACGACAAGGGTCTTAAAGGGATAACGGTTTACCGTGACGGAAGCCGGGCAGCCCAGCCTTTATGCACCAGTGAATCCGGCGTCAAGCTGGTAGACCAGTATCTGGATAACTGCTCTTGCCATTAG
- a CDS encoding hydrogenase maturation protease — MECLPEYCFRKVVVFGCGNILYGDDGFGPAVADYLNAHCRVPDFACVMDVGTAIRELLFNIIISEVKPKVIVLVDAMETGLGVGELGHLRVEQVSPEKINDFSLHLMPTLNMLEELHADGGVKIDVLAVKPECIPTEMAQGLTEKVEKAVAETAGYIADTYFSQPPL; from the coding sequence ATGGAATGTTTACCGGAGTATTGCTTCCGTAAGGTAGTTGTGTTTGGCTGCGGGAATATACTCTACGGGGATGACGGTTTTGGCCCGGCGGTGGCAGATTACTTAAATGCCCACTGCCGGGTTCCTGATTTTGCCTGTGTTATGGACGTTGGCACTGCTATCCGCGAGCTGTTATTTAACATAATAATCAGCGAGGTTAAACCCAAAGTTATCGTGCTGGTAGATGCTATGGAAACCGGCCTGGGGGTGGGGGAACTGGGGCATCTGAGGGTTGAGCAGGTCTCACCGGAAAAGATAAATGATTTTTCTCTTCACCTTATGCCCACCCTGAATATGCTTGAAGAACTCCATGCGGACGGCGGGGTGAAAATAGACGTGCTGGCGGTTAAACCCGAATGCATTCCCACCGAAATGGCACAGGGTCTGACCGAAAAAGTGGAAAAAGCGGTAGCTGAAACAGCCGGATATATAGCGGATACCTATTTCAGCCAGCCCCCGCTTTAG
- a CDS encoding Ni/Fe hydrogenase subunit alpha, which produces MKQITIQPVTRIEGAAKVVINLDDNGNVSDARMHIIELRGFEKFCIGRPVEEMPRITPRICGVCPLSHHLCSAKACDNVFGVTPPSAGRKLRELANAAAYMEEHILHFFFLAGADLVMGPGENYSMRNVFGIAQKMPELGQKVIRSRHLASKLLDYLLGKDIHPVAAVAGGFSKPLTETEREKMMEMAKELLEFAKFSIAYAKENLFGKYEDLIKEIGVIKTGFLGTVDKNGALNQYDGHLRLMHPDGKFTEFDPKDYLDHITERVEDWSYAKFPYAKELGEFNMDLDNPSGILRVNTLARINVCERIATPLAQKELEEFRSKFGRPAQQSLLFNWARLIELLYNAERAVELLSDPEITSTNTRVPVTPKAGRGVGCIEAPRGTLIHDYTTDENGLVTDANLLVATVMNNAAINMSVKQAAQTLIKGGKYDETILDEIEMVIRAYDPCLSCSTHELNGKLAVNLDIVDAKGQLVQTYSN; this is translated from the coding sequence ATGAAACAGATTACAATACAGCCGGTTACCAGAATTGAAGGTGCTGCCAAGGTTGTGATAAACCTTGATGATAATGGTAACGTATCTGATGCCCGCATGCATATTATAGAATTACGCGGTTTTGAAAAGTTCTGTATCGGGCGTCCGGTAGAGGAAATGCCCCGTATTACCCCGCGTATCTGCGGTGTCTGCCCGCTTTCCCACCATTTGTGTTCGGCCAAAGCCTGTGATAATGTTTTCGGGGTTACCCCGCCTTCTGCCGGCCGCAAACTGCGTGAGCTGGCTAATGCTGCTGCTTATATGGAAGAGCATATCCTCCACTTCTTCTTCTTAGCCGGAGCAGACCTGGTAATGGGTCCGGGTGAAAACTACTCCATGCGCAATGTTTTCGGTATAGCCCAGAAGATGCCTGAACTGGGACAGAAGGTTATACGCTCACGTCATCTGGCATCAAAACTGCTGGATTACCTGCTGGGAAAAGATATTCACCCGGTAGCGGCTGTAGCCGGCGGTTTTTCCAAGCCGCTTACTGAAACCGAACGTGAAAAGATGATGGAAATGGCTAAAGAGCTGTTGGAGTTCGCCAAGTTCTCCATCGCCTATGCCAAAGAAAATCTTTTCGGAAAATATGAAGACCTTATTAAAGAAATTGGCGTTATCAAGACCGGTTTCTTGGGTACGGTAGATAAAAACGGGGCTTTAAACCAATATGACGGCCATCTTCGCCTGATGCACCCTGACGGTAAGTTTACCGAGTTTGACCCCAAAGATTATCTTGACCATATTACCGAACGGGTAGAAGACTGGAGTTATGCCAAATTCCCGTATGCTAAGGAACTGGGTGAATTCAATATGGATTTGGACAATCCCTCCGGCATTTTGCGGGTAAATACGCTGGCCCGTATAAATGTTTGTGAGCGCATTGCTACACCTTTAGCCCAGAAAGAACTGGAAGAGTTCCGCTCCAAGTTCGGACGCCCCGCCCAGCAGTCACTCCTTTTTAACTGGGCGCGCCTGATAGAGCTTTTGTATAATGCCGAAAGAGCGGTTGAACTTTTGTCTGACCCCGAAATCACCAGCACCAATACCCGTGTGCCGGTAACACCTAAAGCCGGCCGGGGAGTAGGGTGCATAGAAGCCCCCCGCGGCACGCTTATCCATGACTATACCACAGATGAAAATGGTCTGGTTACTGATGCCAATCTGCTGGTTGCCACGGTTATGAACAATGCGGCTATAAATATGTCGGTAAAACAGGCTGCCCAGACCCTGATTAAGGGCGGCAAATATGACGAAACCATTTTAGATGAAATAGAAATGGTGATACGGGCTTATGACCCCTGTTTGTCCTGCTCTACCCATGAGCTGAACGGCAAATTAGCGGTCAATCTGGATATAGTTGACGCCAAAGGTCAGCTGGTCCAGACTTACTCCAACTAA
- a CDS encoding small multi-drug export protein produces the protein MFFQVIGVFLLALLEIWLAIPAGLIWGLNPALVILLVCGGTLSGVGVILLLSEKIRAGSNRWLDKNRTGDASLSLSALFAQIIISLQERLRSGRLYKVWLKYGIIGLGLLSPVLTSAPIAAFLGVMLNAGRLKLFVWIAIGVAVWTTGLTLAMHFGLILLGI, from the coding sequence ATGTTCTTTCAAGTAATAGGGGTATTTTTACTGGCGCTGCTGGAAATCTGGCTGGCAATACCGGCTGGTTTGATTTGGGGTTTGAACCCCGCTCTGGTTATCCTGCTGGTATGCGGCGGTACTCTAAGCGGCGTTGGTGTGATTCTGCTTCTTTCAGAGAAGATACGGGCAGGCTCAAACCGCTGGCTGGATAAAAACCGTACCGGTGATGCATCTTTAAGCCTGTCAGCCCTGTTTGCCCAAATCATTATATCCCTGCAGGAGAGGCTTCGTTCGGGCCGCCTGTACAAGGTATGGCTGAAATACGGAATTATCGGGTTGGGGCTTTTATCCCCGGTGCTGACCAGCGCTCCCATAGCGGCTTTTCTGGGAGTAATGCTGAATGCAGGCAGGTTAAAATTGTTTGTCTGGATAGCAATCGGGGTGGCGGTGTGGACTACCGGGCTCACTCTGGCTATGCATTTCGGGCTGATACTGCTGGGAATCTAA
- a CDS encoding HD domain-containing phosphohydrolase: protein MTTKNETVLTVDDEDTIRRLLYQKLTSEGYKCLTASNATEAMEIIKSQDVSLAILDIKMPGLSGMDIFPEIRTISPDTAVIMATAISDTDTAIACMKLGAYDYVTKPFKLDAVMMSIERALEKRRLVLDNRDYQQHLEIKIKDQAEKIRSSFFNAITSLAYALEAKDSYTIGHSQRVAETSVSIASAMELPVAAIEQIRLAGLVHDIGKIGIRSACLNKAGNLTEEEYTHIKTHPGIGERILSPITEDREILRIVRHHHEHFNGSGYPDGLKGEEIPLGARIMALADAYDAMTSLRPYRKAMTDKEAWEELKRCSGTQFDPEILAVFSRVNNNT from the coding sequence ATGACTACAAAAAATGAAACCGTTCTAACAGTGGACGACGAAGATACAATACGCCGCCTGCTTTACCAGAAACTAACCAGCGAAGGCTACAAATGCCTGACCGCCTCAAACGCCACCGAAGCTATGGAAATAATAAAGAGCCAGGATGTTTCACTGGCCATACTGGATATAAAAATGCCCGGCCTTTCCGGAATGGATATTTTCCCGGAAATCCGTACTATCTCACCTGATACCGCAGTTATAATGGCTACAGCTATAAGCGACACCGATACTGCTATAGCCTGCATGAAACTGGGTGCATATGACTATGTGACTAAACCCTTTAAACTGGATGCAGTCATGATGAGCATAGAACGGGCACTGGAAAAACGCCGCCTTGTACTGGACAACCGGGATTACCAGCAGCATCTGGAAATAAAAATCAAAGACCAGGCGGAAAAAATCCGCAGTTCTTTTTTCAACGCCATTACTTCCCTGGCTTATGCGCTTGAAGCTAAAGACAGCTATACCATAGGCCATTCACAGCGGGTAGCTGAAACCTCGGTTTCTATTGCCAGCGCTATGGAACTGCCGGTTGCTGCCATTGAGCAGATACGTCTGGCCGGGCTGGTGCATGACATTGGCAAAATAGGTATCAGAAGTGCCTGCCTGAATAAGGCCGGCAACCTGACCGAAGAGGAATACACCCATATCAAAACCCACCCCGGCATAGGTGAACGTATTCTTTCCCCTATAACCGAGGACCGCGAAATCCTGAGAATAGTCCGCCACCACCACGAACATTTCAACGGGAGCGGATATCCTGACGGACTAAAGGGCGAGGAAATACCGCTGGGCGCCAGGATAATGGCGCTGGCTGATGCCTATGACGCCATGACCTCCCTGAGGCCATACCGCAAAGCAATGACAGATAAAGAAGCCTGGGAAGAACTGAAGAGATGTTCAGGCACACAGTTTGACCCGGAGATTTTAGCTGTTTTTTCCCGTGTAAACAACAATACCTAA
- a CDS encoding radical SAM protein, translated as MKVYHLAYEPSYHSMDFHFWTECNLKCRGCYTNYEVYDFGLMDDPVAEIITHERQAPPTEFLSFDQVMEKIDGYTIKYAVFLGTEAVLDPELPKLAKAVHEKYGSYNILLTNGIRMPDLTDIDQVIFSLKAYSEDIYRDYTSRSNKSALENLKKIHAALGDRKLHVEVVYIPDYIAKDEIEKVAQFLASIDKDMSFRIDAYFPIPGCPWRAANKEEVEEAAEAARKYLNNVVVLTLDMKRIGDKAIKVF; from the coding sequence ATGAAGGTTTATCATCTGGCATATGAGCCAAGTTACCATTCAATGGATTTTCATTTTTGGACTGAATGTAATTTAAAATGCCGCGGTTGTTATACCAATTATGAGGTTTATGATTTTGGCCTGATGGATGACCCGGTAGCTGAAATAATTACCCATGAAAGACAAGCCCCTCCCACCGAATTTCTGTCTTTTGACCAGGTTATGGAAAAGATAGATGGATATACTATAAAATATGCGGTTTTTCTGGGTACGGAGGCGGTGCTTGACCCTGAGCTGCCTAAACTTGCCAAGGCTGTCCATGAAAAATATGGCTCTTACAACATACTTTTAACCAATGGCATCCGGATGCCAGACCTTACGGATATTGACCAGGTTATTTTCAGCCTGAAGGCTTATTCCGAAGATATTTACCGTGATTATACCAGCCGCTCAAACAAGTCAGCCCTGGAAAACCTGAAGAAAATACATGCGGCTTTGGGTGACCGCAAACTTCACGTAGAAGTGGTGTACATACCTGATTATATAGCCAAAGACGAAATAGAAAAGGTAGCCCAGTTTTTAGCCAGCATAGATAAAGATATGTCCTTCCGTATAGATGCCTATTTCCCCATTCCGGGTTGCCCCTGGCGGGCGGCCAACAAGGAAGAGGTGGAAGAAGCCGCTGAGGCTGCCCGTAAGTATTTGAATAATGTGGTGGTGCTTACCCTGGATATGAAACGAATCGGTGATAAGGCCATTAAGGTTTTTTAA
- a CDS encoding RecB family exonuclease gives MRPLSYSQIDQYQSCPLKYRFLYIDGLKPPAKGYFSFGTTLHDCAEYFFRVKVPPPPSLENLMEYYCLHWRSEGYESAEAEENYRQLGGKILADFHRIHSADFHMPLAVEHQYTVNLDGVKLTGKIDRVDKLPSGELCIIDYKSNKDLFSAEYVQNNLQLSLYQLAVEQIWFLPVGELCLYHLRSNTAMRCPARSKEVIADARNLVLEVAEKIEKAIFPACENSFCPCDFAHLCPLYRHKYAPPPQLPQAPPVDISHAVEEYVELQSRKGEIEARIDTLKEAIIEYCRANSLGRVFGSEHALSYKEVLRTAYNNKAVRDLLEPLGLWNQVSSLDKTLLEEYLETDACGQELKKRILALKEVISSSPRLYVKQISKDQDN, from the coding sequence ATGCGCCCTCTTTCCTACAGCCAGATAGACCAGTATCAAAGCTGCCCTCTGAAATATCGTTTTTTATATATTGACGGCTTAAAACCGCCGGCAAAGGGGTATTTCAGTTTCGGCACAACTTTGCATGATTGTGCGGAGTACTTTTTCCGGGTAAAAGTACCCCCGCCGCCCAGTCTGGAAAACCTGATGGAGTATTACTGTTTGCACTGGCGGTCTGAAGGGTATGAGTCTGCTGAGGCAGAAGAAAATTACCGTCAGTTAGGCGGGAAAATACTGGCAGACTTCCACCGGATACATAGCGCAGATTTTCATATGCCGCTGGCGGTGGAGCACCAGTACACTGTAAATCTGGACGGGGTCAAGCTAACCGGCAAGATTGACCGGGTGGATAAACTCCCTTCCGGCGAACTGTGTATTATAGATTATAAAAGCAATAAAGATTTATTTTCAGCCGAATATGTTCAAAACAATTTGCAGTTAAGCCTTTATCAGCTGGCAGTGGAACAGATTTGGTTTTTGCCGGTAGGTGAGCTTTGTTTGTATCACCTGCGCTCCAATACTGCCATGCGTTGTCCTGCCCGCAGTAAAGAGGTTATTGCCGATGCCCGGAATCTGGTGCTGGAAGTAGCTGAAAAAATAGAAAAAGCTATTTTCCCTGCCTGTGAAAACAGCTTTTGCCCGTGTGATTTTGCCCATCTCTGCCCGCTGTACCGCCACAAATACGCCCCTCCGCCCCAGTTGCCCCAAGCACCGCCCGTAGATATATCCCACGCGGTTGAGGAATATGTGGAACTCCAGTCCCGCAAGGGCGAAATTGAGGCCAGAATAGACACCCTGAAAGAGGCTATTATTGAGTATTGCCGGGCTAATTCACTGGGGAGGGTCTTCGGCAGTGAGCACGCGCTTAGCTACAAGGAAGTTTTGCGGACTGCTTACAACAATAAAGCTGTACGTGATTTGCTGGAGCCGCTGGGATTGTGGAATCAGGTGTCCAGTTTGGATAAAACCCTGCTTGAGGAATATCTGGAAACAGATGCCTGCGGTCAGGAACTGAAAAAACGGATACTGGCTTTAAAAGAGGTTATTTCCTCCTCTCCGCGGCTGTATGTAAAACAGATTTCAAAAGACCAGGACAACTGA
- a CDS encoding peroxiredoxin family protein, which produces MKRKLITLSFLLIGSLCLSACNQAAPLPPDDGEALTGIRINNLAPDFSLKDLTGQDISLSGLKGSGVVLNFWMISCGYCQDEMPFFEAAYNENKSLPSGIKVFMVNIRESQSLIERFMANTGFTFPVLLDTTGDIGQLYNANYIPITYFINAEGIIKAIKFGGVSSQADFDNQLKKIT; this is translated from the coding sequence ATGAAAAGAAAATTGATAACTCTCAGTTTCCTGCTCATAGGCAGCCTTTGCCTGTCCGCCTGCAATCAAGCTGCCCCCCTACCGCCGGATGACGGGGAAGCGCTAACAGGCATAAGAATAAACAACCTGGCACCTGATTTTTCCCTTAAAGACCTGACCGGGCAGGATATAAGTTTAAGCGGACTGAAGGGCTCTGGGGTAGTTCTGAACTTCTGGATGATAAGCTGCGGTTACTGCCAAGACGAGATGCCTTTCTTTGAAGCTGCCTATAATGAAAACAAGTCACTCCCCAGCGGTATCAAGGTTTTTATGGTAAACATCCGGGAAAGCCAGTCCCTGATAGAGCGGTTTATGGCAAACACAGGTTTCACCTTTCCGGTACTGCTGGATACTACCGGTGATATAGGCCAGCTTTATAATGCAAACTATATCCCCATTACTTATTTCATAAATGCCGAGGGTATAATAAAAGCCATAAAATTCGGGGGGGTTTCCAGCCAGGCAGATTTTGACAATCAGCTTAAAAAAATAACCTGA
- a CDS encoding cytochrome c biogenesis CcdA family protein — MEDISYLLALGGGLAAFFSPCVLPMMPVYLASLTGREILDTRPDFAVSFKTLPHSAAFVAGFSLVFTSLGALAGLGGVIINPSELWIRILSGGILVIFGGYMLLSLRFPSLSFEKHLFGQQSLRGGSYVRSFLSGAIFTLAWTPCISPILGSILSLTFGGESPLYGSALLAVFSLGMGIPFLVLGLLLQKTLPLIRKHSRYSGAVYGISGGILIVIGILILSNQIGFFSTLQI, encoded by the coding sequence TTGGAAGATATCTCTTACCTTTTAGCCCTGGGGGGCGGTCTGGCCGCCTTTTTCTCTCCCTGTGTGCTGCCTATGATGCCTGTATATCTGGCCAGTCTGACCGGCAGAGAGATACTGGATACCCGACCGGACTTTGCCGTTTCTTTTAAAACTCTGCCGCATTCAGCCGCCTTTGTAGCCGGTTTCAGCCTTGTTTTTACCAGCCTGGGAGCATTAGCCGGACTGGGAGGCGTCATTATAAACCCAAGCGAACTCTGGATAAGAATACTTTCCGGGGGAATACTTGTCATCTTCGGCGGATATATGCTGCTTAGCCTCCGTTTCCCATCCCTCAGTTTTGAAAAACACCTGTTCGGCCAGCAAAGCCTGCGTGGTGGCAGTTATGTCCGCTCTTTTTTAAGCGGGGCTATTTTTACCCTTGCCTGGACGCCCTGCATAAGCCCTATACTGGGAAGCATACTTAGCCTTACCTTCGGAGGGGAAAGCCCGCTTTACGGTTCGGCTCTGCTGGCTGTTTTTTCACTGGGCATGGGTATACCCTTTCTTGTATTAGGTTTGCTGCTTCAAAAAACCCTGCCTCTTATCCGCAAACACAGCCGCTACTCAGGAGCTGTATACGGGATAAGTGGCGGGATACTGATAGTTATTGGTATACTTATACTGAGCAATCAAATAGGGTTTTTTAGTACTCTGCAAATTTAA